A genome region from Eurosta solidaginis isolate ZX-2024a chromosome 2, ASM4086904v1, whole genome shotgun sequence includes the following:
- the RpL36A gene encoding large ribosomal subunit protein eL42: MVNVPKQRRTFCKKCKCHKTHKVTQYKKSKERKGAQGRRRYDRKQQGFGGQTKPIFRKKAKTTKKIVLRMECTECKYRKQTPLKRCKHFELGGDKKRKGQMIQF; the protein is encoded by the exons ATG GTGAATGTGCCGAAACAAAGACGCACTTTCTGCAAGAAATGCAAGTGCCACAAGACACACAAAgtgacacaatacaaaaaatcAAAGGAGCGCAAAGGTGCACAGGGCAGACGGCGCTACGATAGAAAACAGCAAGGTTTCGGCGGTCAAACTAAACCAATCTTCAGAAAGAAG GCTAAGACCACTAAAAAGATTGTGCTGCGTATGGAATGCACAGAGTGCAAATATCGCAAACAAACACCTTTGAAGCGTTGTAAGCATTTCGAGTTGGGCGGTGATAAGAAAAGGAAGGGACAGATGATTCAGTTCTAA